A stretch of Hoplias malabaricus isolate fHopMal1 chromosome 10, fHopMal1.hap1, whole genome shotgun sequence DNA encodes these proteins:
- the LOC136708954 gene encoding C-C chemokine receptor type 5-like, whose translation MNASTENNSGEYSDYNSYENEGAPCQNRDVKDFGRVFLPTLYSMVFIVGFIGNGLVACVLIKYRQKSNMADMCLLNLAMADLLFLISLPFWAHYAALNQWTFGNFTCKAVTAFYMLGFYSSIFFMILMTVDRYVVIVHSHISLISRRHSANVALACFMWILSLISSLPNMIFSQLNNATNESTCKPEYPKQTYWKKFGYIQLNFGLILPLLIMVFCYSQIIYTLYHMKSQKKHKSIRLVLVLVIVFFVFWTPYNVVTFLFFLHQSGHLQSCEWQQNLNLSMQWVETIAFSHCCLNPIIYAFVGQKFRTLFIKALKESFPACFNKCKTLSTEPSEKKNSVSSRVITNTAATASPQ comes from the coding sequence agTATAGTGATTACAATAGTTATGAAAACGAAGGTGCACCCTGCCAAAACAGAGATGTAAAGGACTTTGGCAGAGTTTTCCTCCCCACTCTCTACAGCATGGTCTTCATAGTGGGCTTCATTGGCAATGGCCTGGTGGCGTGTGTCCTCATCAAATATCGCCAGAAATCAAACATGGCCGACATGTGCCTCTTGAACCTGGCTATGGCTGATCTGCTGTTCCTCATCTCTCTGCCCTTTTGGGCCCACTACGCCGCCTTGAACCAGTGGACCTTTGGAAATTTCACATGCAAGGCTGTGACAGCGTTCTACATGCTGGGCTTCTACAGCAGTATCTTCTTCATGATCCTGATGACAGTGGATCGTTATGTTGTCATTGTCCATTCCCACATTTCGCTAATTTCCAGACGACACTCAGCTAATGTGGCCCTGGCCTGTTTTATGTGGATACTCAGTCTGATCTCTTCACTGCCAAATATGATATTCTCCCAGTTAAATAACGCCACAAACGAGTCGACATGCAAGCCAGAATATCCCAAACAAACCTATTGGAAAAAGTTCGGCTACATACAGCTAAACTTCGGTTTGATCCTCCCACTCCTCATCATGGTGTTCTGCTACTCTCAGATCATCTACACCTTGTACCATATGAAGTCTCAAAAGAAGCACAAATCCATCAGGCTCGTCCTGGTCTTGGTTATAGTTTTCTTTGTCTTCTGGACACCCTACAACGTGGTCACATTCCTGTTCTTCCTTCATCAATCAGGGCACTTGCAAAGTTGTGAATGGCAGCAAAACCTGAACCTGTCCATGCAGTGGGTGGAGACCATCGCCTTCAGTCACTGCTGCCTCAACCCCATCATCTATGCCTTTGTTGGCCAGAAGTTCAGGACATTATTCATTAAGGCCCTGAAAGAGTCATTTCCAGCTTGCTTCAACAAGTGCAAAACGCTTAGCACTGAGCCGTCTGAGAAGAAAAACTCAGTTTCCTCCCGAGTAATTACAAACACTGCAGCTACAGCAAGCCCACAGTAA
- the LOC136708610 gene encoding C-C chemokine receptor type 5-like: MNASIENNSDDFAEYYSYEGDPAPPCNNSHVKDFGQVFLPTLYSMVFIVGFIGNGLVAYVLIKYRQKSNMADMCLLNLAMADLLFLISLPFLAHYAAMNQWTIGNFMCKAVTAFYMLGFYGSIFFMILMTVDRYVVIVHALASLISRQHSANVALACFMWLLSLMASLPTMIFSQSKNGSTCKPEYPDQTYWRQFSYIELNILGLIIPLLIMVFCYSQIIYTLHHMKSQKKHKSIRLVLVLVIVFFVFWTPYNVVTFLYLLHHTGHFQSCVWQQNLGLSMPWVETIAFSHCCLNPIIYAFVGQKFRTLFIKALKESFPACFNKCKTLSTEPFEKKSSVYS, from the exons ATGAATGCTTCCATAGAAAACAACAGTGACG actTTGCCGAATACTATAGTTACGAAGGAGATCCAGCCCCACCCTGCAACAACAGCCATGTAAAGGACTTCGGCCAAGTTTTTCTCCCCACTCTCTACAGCATGGTCTTCATAGTGGGATTCATTGGCAATGGCCTGGTGGCATATGTCCTCATCAAATATCGCCAGAAATCAAATATGGCCGACATGTGCCTCTTGAACCTGGCGATGGCTGACCTGCTGTTTCTCATCTCTCTGCCCTTCTTGGCCCACTATGCCGCCATGAACCAGTGGACCATTGGAAACTTCATGTGCAAGGCTGTGACAGCGTTCTACATGCTGGGCTTCTACGGCAGTATCTTTTTCATGATCCTGATGACGGTGGATCGTTATGTTGTCATTGTCCATGCCCTCGCCTCGCTAATTTCCAGGCAACACTCAGCCAATGTGGCCCTGGCCTGTTTTATGTGGCTACTCAGTCTGATGGCTTCCCTGCCAACCATGATATTCTCCCAGTCAAAGAATGGATCGACATGCAAACCAGAATATCCTGATCAAACCTATTGGAGGCAGTTCAGCTACATAGAGCTGAACATCCTTGGCTTGATCATCCCACTTCTAATCATGGTGTTCTGCTACTCTCAGATCATCTACACCTTGCACCACATGAAGTCTCAAAAGAAGCACAAATCCATCAGGCTCGTCCTGGTCTTGgttattgttttctttgtctTCTGGACGCCCTACAACGTGGTCACATTCCTGTACCTCCTTCATCACACAGGGCACTTTCAAAGTTGTGTATGGCAGCAAAACCTGGGCCTGTCCATGCCGTGGGTGGAGACCATCGCCTTCAGCCACTGCTGCCTCAACCCCATCATCTACGCCTTTGTGGGCCAGAAGTTCAGGACATTATTCATTAAGGCCCTGAAAGAGTCATTTCCAGCTTGTTTCAACAAGTGCAAAACGCTCAGCACTGAGCCGTTTGAGAAGAAAAGCTCAGTTTACTCCTGA